One Gossypium raimondii isolate GPD5lz chromosome 3, ASM2569854v1, whole genome shotgun sequence genomic window carries:
- the LOC105794671 gene encoding probable alpha,alpha-trehalose-phosphate synthase [UDP-forming] 9: protein MASRSCANFLHLASGNLLDIPQTPRGLPRVMTVPGIISDMDSCSSNDGDSDVASSGCRERKIIVANMLPLHAKRDGETSKWHFSWDEDSLLLHLKDGFSPETEVVFVGSLKVDIDVNEQEEVAQKLLEDFNCVPTFLPHDLQKKFYLGFCKQHLWPLFHYMLPMCPDHGDRFDRILWQAYVSANKIFADKVMEVINPDDDYVWIHDYHLMVLPTFLRKHLNRIKLGFFLHSPFPSSEIYRTLPVRDEILRGLLNCDLIGFHTFDYARHFLSCCSRMLGLDYESKRGHIGLDYFGRTVFIKILPVGVHMGRLESVLNLSSTAARVKEIQKQFEGKKLILGIDDMDIFKGISLKLLAVEQLLQQHPDLQGKIVLVQIVNPARGFGKDVQEAKKETYMTAKKINEVYGSPNYQPVILIDRPVPRYEKSAYYALAECCIVNAVRDGMNLVPYKYIVCRQGTPGMDEALGVKPEYPRTSMLVVSEFIGCSPSLSGAIRVNPWDIDAVAEALNTAITMPESEKQLRHEKHYRYVSTHDVAYWARSFVMDLDRACQDHYSKRCWGIGLGLSFRVVSLSPSFRRLAIDHICSAYRRTNRRAIFLDYDGTLVPEASIIKTPSPEVISIIKTLCDDPKNTVFIVSGRGRASLSDWLAPCEKLGIAAEHGYFIRWSKDSEWETSPVGADLEWKKIVEPVMSLYREATDGSSIETKEGGLVWHHLDADPDFGSCQAKELLDHLESVLANEPAVVHRGQHIVEVKPQGVSKGLVAEKVLSRMVNGGKPPDFVMCVGDDKSDEDMFQSILTSVSNPSLPVAPEIFACTVGRKPSKARYYLDDTADVLKLLKGLATATISKPRCLPEIKVSFESNA, encoded by the exons ATGGCATCAAGATCATGTGCAAATTTTTTACACTTAGCCTCTGGGAATCTACTTGATATTCCTCAAACTCCGAGAGGTCTTCCTCGGGTAATGACTGTTCCTGGGATTATCTCTGACATGGACTCTTGTAGCAGTAATGACGGGGATTCAGATGTTGCTTCATCTGGGTGTAGAGAACGCAAAATTATAGTGGCAAATATGTTACCTTTGCATGCTAAAAGAGATGGTGAAACTTCGAAATGGCACTTCAGCTGGGATGAGGATTCACTTTTACTACATCTAAAGGATGGGTTTTCTCCTGAAACGGAGGTTGTATTCGTAGGATCTCTCAAGGTTGATATAGATGTGAATGAACAGGAAGAAGTTGCCCAAAAGCTGTTAGAAGATTTCAATTGCGTCCCTACATTTTTACCTCATGATTTGCAGAAGAAGTTTTATCTTGGCTTCTGCAAACAGCATTTGTGGCCCCTTTTTCACTACATGCTGCCCATGTGTCCTGACCATGGCGATCGGTTTGACCGTATTTTATGGCAGGCATATGTTTCTGCTAATAAAATATTTGCCGACAAGGTTATGGAAGTAATTAATCCAGATGATGATTATGTCTGGATTCATGATTATCATTTGATGGTTCTTCCCACATTTTTGAGGAAGCACCTGAATAGAATCAAGCTTGGTTTTTTCCTCCACAGCCCGTTCCCTTCATCAGAAATATATCGAACATTGCCTGTTCGGGATGAAATTCTGAGGGGACTACTGAATTGCGATCTAATTGGTTTTCATACGTTCGATTATGCACGACATTTCTTGTCTTGCTGCAGTAGAATGCTGGGTCTTGATTATGAATCTAAAAGAGGGCATATTGGTCTTGATTACTTTGGTCGCACGGTTTTTATTAAGATTCTACCTGTAGGAGTTCATATGGGTAGACTTGAATCAGTCTTGAATCTTTCCTCTACTGCTGCCAGGGTCAAAGAGATTCAGAAACAGTTTGAAGGGAAAAAATTGATTCTTGGCATAGATGATATGGATATTTTCAAAGGCATCAGTCTTAAATTACTGGCTGTGGAACAGCTCTTACAGCAGCACCCAGACCTGCAGGGTAAAATAGTCCTGGTTCAGATTGTGAATCCTGCAAGGGGCTTTGGAAAGGATGTCCAGGAGGCTAAGAAGGAGACTTATATGACTGCTAAAAAGATCAATGAGGTTTATGGTTCCCCCAATTATCAGCCAGTGATTTTGATTGATCGCCCTGTTCCCCGTTATGAGAAATCGGCCTATTATGCGCTAGCAGAATGTTGCATAGTAAATGCCGTGAGGGATGGGATGAACCTGGTTCCTTACAAGTATATTGTTTGTCGGCAGGGAACTCCTGGCATGGACGAGGCACTGGGTGTAAAGCCAGAATATCCACGAACAAGCATGCTTGTTGTTTCTGAGTTCATCGGTTGCTCACCGTCTTTAAGTGGAGCAATTAGGGTAAATCCATGGGATATCGATGCTGTGGCTGAGGCTTTAAATACAGCTATTACCATGCCCGAGTCAGAGAAGCAATTGCGACATGAGAAACACTACCGGTATGTCAGTACTCATGATGTGGCATATTGGGCTCGCAGCTTTGTGATGGACTTGGATAGAGCATGCCAGGATCACTATAGTAAACGTTGCTGGGGCATTGGTTTGGGCCTCAGTTTCAGAGTTGTGTCTCTTTCACCTAGTTTTAGGAGGCTAGCTATCGATCACATTTGTTCGGCATATAGACGAACAAATAGAAGAGCAATATTCCTGGACTATGATGGCACTCTTGTTCCTGAAGCTTCCATTATCAAAACTCCTAGCCCTGAGGTTATCTCTATCATTAAGACCCTCTGTGATGATCCTAAGAACACTGTGTTTATTGTTAGTGGGAGAGGAAGAGCTTCGCTTAGTGATTGGCTTGCTCCATGTGAGAAGCTGGGGATAGCCGCTGAACACGGGTACTTCATAAG ATGGAGTAAAGACTCTGAATGGGAAACCAGCCCTGTTGGTGCTGACCTTGAATGGAAAAAGATTGTGGAACCTGTTATGAGCTTGTATAGAGAGGCAACTGATGGCTCCAGCATAGAGACCAAGGAGGGTGGTTTGGTGTGGCACCATCTAGATGCAGACCCTGACTTCGGATCATGCCAAGCCAAGGAATTGTTGGATCATTTGGAAAGTGTTCTCGCAAATGAACCAGCGGTTGTCCATAGAGGCCAGCATATTGTTGAAGTTAAGCCGCAG GGAGTAAGCAAAGGGCTAGTAGCAGAAAAAGTTTTGTCGAGAATGGTCAATGGTGGGAAGCCACCTGATTTCGTGATGTGTGTTGGTGATGATAAATCCGATGAAGATATGTTTCAGAGCATATTAACCTCAGTTTCTAATCCATCCTTGCCTGTGGCTCCGGAAATCTTTGCATGCACAGTTGGGCGAAAGCCTAGCAAAGCTAGGTATTACCTCGATGACACTGCAGATGTTTTAAAGTTACTTAAAGGCCTTGCAACTGCTACAATTTCAAAGCCTAGGTGCCTGCCTGAGATTAAGGTATCTTTCGAGAGTAATGCTTGA